One genomic region from Streptomyces sp. NBC_01431 encodes:
- the narJ gene encoding nitrate reductase molybdenum cofactor assembly chaperone, protein MTRSAVFQATALLLDYPAHDWSRRLREVRSAVRQLPGAEVQLLLSFCDRVETLDPLDLAARYVATFDRSRRRCLYLTYYTDGDTRRRGASLARLKSLYREHGWLPPEEELPDFLPLMLEFAARSPGAGVPLLTEYRPALEVLRYALLAHRSPYADLLGAVCQCLPGAAPASREEALRLARTGPPTETVGLEPFPVQPEPSAQGARR, encoded by the coding sequence ATGACCCGCTCCGCCGTCTTCCAGGCCACCGCGCTGCTGCTCGACTACCCCGCCCACGACTGGTCGCGGCGCCTGCGCGAGGTGCGCTCCGCCGTGCGTCAACTACCCGGCGCGGAGGTCCAGTTGCTGCTCTCCTTCTGCGACCGGGTCGAGACCCTGGACCCGCTGGACCTCGCCGCCCGGTACGTCGCCACCTTCGACCGCAGCCGGCGCCGCTGTCTGTATCTGACGTACTACACCGACGGCGACACCCGACGCCGCGGCGCCTCCCTCGCGCGCCTCAAGTCCCTCTACCGCGAACACGGCTGGCTGCCGCCCGAGGAGGAACTGCCCGACTTCCTGCCCCTGATGCTGGAGTTCGCCGCGCGCAGCCCCGGGGCGGGCGTGCCGCTGCTCACCGAGTACCGGCCCGCCCTCGAAGTGCTGCGCTACGCGCTGCTCGCCCACCGCAGTCCCTACGCCGACCTGCTGGGCGCCGTCTGCCAGTGCCTTCCGGGGGCGGCGCCCGCCAGCCGCGAGGAAGCGCTCAGGCTCGCCCGAACCGGACCCCCGACCGAGACGGTGGGCCTGGAGCCCTTCCCCGTACAGCCGGAACCCAGCGCCCAAGGAGCCCGCAGGTGA
- the narI gene encoding respiratory nitrate reductase subunit gamma, producing the protein MTHLNIALWGVLPYLVLVLLAAGTAWRYHYDRFGFTTRSSQLHESRLLHVGSPLFHYGLLFVIGGHIAGLLVPEALTDRLHVSEEMYHANALFAGGAAGLATAAGFAVLLHRRLRAPALRAATSRSDRVVYPLLTAVLLAGLIATASGAAADSYDYRLGVSLWFRSLIALDPDVSAMAHAPLVYQVHALLAMALFALWPFSRLVHAFTAPIGYLARPYVVYRSRTPAAPYRHPATGARRANSGRRG; encoded by the coding sequence GTGACCCATCTGAACATCGCCCTCTGGGGCGTGCTGCCCTACCTCGTCCTGGTCCTGCTCGCCGCGGGAACGGCCTGGCGCTACCACTACGACCGGTTCGGCTTCACCACCCGCTCCAGCCAGCTGCACGAAAGCAGACTGCTGCACGTAGGCAGCCCGCTCTTCCACTACGGCCTGCTGTTCGTCATCGGCGGTCACATCGCCGGACTCCTGGTCCCCGAAGCCCTGACCGACCGGCTGCACGTCAGCGAGGAGATGTACCACGCGAACGCGCTGTTTGCCGGGGGCGCCGCCGGGCTCGCCACCGCGGCGGGATTCGCCGTACTCCTCCACCGCCGGCTGCGGGCGCCCGCGCTGCGGGCCGCGACCAGCCGCAGCGACCGCGTCGTCTACCCCCTGCTCACCGCGGTGCTGCTCGCCGGTCTGATCGCCACGGCCTCGGGCGCGGCGGCGGACTCCTACGACTACCGTCTCGGCGTCTCCCTGTGGTTCCGCAGCCTGATCGCGCTCGACCCCGACGTGAGCGCGATGGCCCACGCGCCGCTCGTCTACCAGGTGCACGCCCTGCTCGCCATGGCACTGTTCGCCCTGTGGCCGTTCAGCCGGCTGGTCCACGCCTTCACGGCACCGATCGGCTACCTCGCGCGACCGTACGTCGTCTACCGCTCCCGCACACCGGCCGCGCCCTACCGCCACCCGGCGACGGGCGCGCGGCGCGCGAACAGCGGTCGGCGCGGCTGA
- a CDS encoding Orn/Lys/Arg decarboxylase N-terminal domain-containing protein, whose product MTSGSGSVLLALREDPLAGGIGGEQLRRIGKELENRGMEVRWARTAEGACAALRTEAGMTAAVVAWDLPSESGGAAEGGGGAVLRQISRRFKDLPVFVVMAEESDQGLDRLPLWVAETAVGYIWPLEDTPSFIAGRISSAARAYGDAVLPPFFKALRRFDDAHEYSWHTPAHAGGVAFLKSPVGRAFFDYYGERLFRTDLSISVGELGSLFEHSGPIGDAERNAARIFGADRTYFVLHGDSTADRMVGHYCVTTDEIALVDRNCHKSVLHGLVISGARPVYLVPTRNGYGLAGPLPASELAPAAVAARIGAHPLAPGAISTRAQYAVVTNSTYDGLCYDTVQTARALAPSTPRLHFDEAWFAYARFHPLYAGRYGMAVGPDTFEGEQRPTVFATQSTHKLLAALSQSAMVHVKSSPRAPVEHARFNEAFMMHGTTSALYPAIASLDVAGAMMDGPQGEWLVNEAVTEAVRFRQAVVRTGRRIAAAGDRPTWFFGVWQPETVTDPDTGASTPFADASPALLAADPRCWELEPDAEWHGFPGLSQGQCMLDPIKVTLTCPGVTAAGRSEAWGIPARILTAYLAGRGIVVEKTDTYTTLVLFSMGITKGKWGTLMDALMDFKALHDADTPLGRVLPELVERHPARYGHSTLRGLCQEMHEHLTRADLIDALDTAFRDLPEPVAPPQRCYQQLIRGGTERLRLAEAAGRVAAAMVTVTPPGIPVLMPGEALGACDGPVLRYLAALEAFDRAFPGFHSEAHGVVIDPDTGDYLIECVRQDRPLGP is encoded by the coding sequence ATGACGAGTGGATCCGGAAGCGTCCTGCTGGCCTTGCGTGAAGACCCGCTGGCCGGTGGGATCGGCGGGGAACAACTGCGCCGCATCGGAAAGGAGTTGGAGAACCGCGGCATGGAGGTGCGGTGGGCCAGGACCGCCGAGGGAGCCTGCGCGGCGCTGCGCACCGAAGCTGGAATGACGGCTGCCGTCGTGGCCTGGGACCTGCCGTCCGAGAGCGGTGGGGCCGCCGAGGGCGGCGGTGGGGCGGTCCTGCGGCAGATCTCCCGGCGCTTCAAGGACCTGCCCGTCTTCGTGGTGATGGCCGAGGAGTCCGATCAAGGCCTGGACCGGCTGCCCCTGTGGGTGGCCGAGACCGCCGTCGGCTACATCTGGCCGCTCGAAGACACCCCTTCCTTCATCGCGGGCCGCATCTCCAGCGCGGCACGCGCCTACGGGGACGCCGTCCTGCCGCCGTTCTTCAAAGCGCTCCGGCGTTTTGACGACGCCCACGAATACTCCTGGCACACCCCCGCACACGCGGGCGGCGTGGCCTTCCTGAAGTCACCGGTCGGCCGGGCGTTCTTCGACTACTACGGCGAACGGCTCTTCCGCACCGATCTGTCCATCTCCGTAGGGGAGTTGGGGTCCCTCTTCGAACACAGCGGGCCCATCGGCGACGCGGAACGCAACGCCGCCCGCATCTTCGGCGCCGACCGGACGTACTTCGTCCTGCACGGTGATTCCACCGCGGACCGCATGGTCGGCCACTACTGCGTCACCACCGACGAGATCGCCCTGGTGGACCGGAACTGTCACAAATCCGTCCTGCACGGTCTGGTGATCTCCGGGGCCCGCCCGGTCTACCTCGTTCCGACCCGCAACGGATACGGGCTCGCGGGTCCGCTCCCCGCGAGCGAACTCGCCCCCGCGGCGGTCGCCGCCCGCATCGGAGCCCACCCCCTGGCGCCGGGCGCCATCTCCACCCGGGCCCAGTACGCGGTGGTCACCAACTCCACCTATGACGGCCTGTGTTACGACACGGTGCAGACCGCGCGGGCCCTGGCGCCCAGCACTCCCCGCCTGCACTTCGACGAGGCGTGGTTCGCCTACGCACGCTTCCACCCCCTCTACGCCGGCCGTTACGGCATGGCGGTGGGCCCGGACACCTTCGAAGGCGAGCAGCGGCCCACCGTCTTCGCCACCCAGTCCACGCACAAGCTCCTCGCCGCGCTGTCCCAGAGCGCCATGGTGCACGTGAAGTCCTCGCCCCGGGCGCCCGTCGAACACGCCCGGTTCAACGAGGCGTTCATGATGCACGGCACCACTTCGGCGCTGTATCCGGCGATCGCCTCGCTGGATGTCGCCGGGGCGATGATGGACGGACCGCAAGGAGAATGGCTGGTCAACGAGGCGGTCACCGAAGCGGTCCGGTTCCGGCAGGCCGTCGTGCGTACCGGGCGCCGGATCGCGGCGGCAGGCGACCGGCCGACGTGGTTCTTCGGTGTCTGGCAGCCCGAGACCGTCACCGACCCCGACACCGGGGCCAGTACGCCGTTCGCCGACGCCTCGCCCGCGCTGTTGGCCGCCGACCCGCGGTGCTGGGAGCTGGAGCCCGACGCCGAGTGGCACGGATTTCCCGGCCTCAGCCAGGGTCAGTGCATGCTCGACCCCATCAAGGTGACGCTGACGTGCCCCGGCGTCACGGCCGCGGGCCGCAGCGAAGCGTGGGGCATCCCCGCCCGCATCCTGACCGCCTATCTCGCGGGACGTGGCATCGTCGTGGAGAAGACCGACACGTACACCACGCTCGTCCTCTTCTCCATGGGCATCACCAAGGGCAAGTGGGGCACCCTGATGGATGCCCTGATGGACTTCAAGGCCCTCCACGATGCCGACACCCCGCTCGGCCGCGTGCTTCCCGAACTGGTCGAGCGCCACCCCGCCCGCTACGGCCACAGCACCCTGCGCGGTCTGTGCCAGGAGATGCACGAACACCTCACGCGCGCGGACCTGATCGACGCCCTCGACACCGCCTTCCGGGACCTGCCCGAACCTGTCGCCCCACCCCAGCGCTGCTACCAGCAGTTGATCCGGGGCGGCACAGAACGCCTCCGCCTGGCGGAGGCCGCGGGACGGGTCGCTGCCGCCATGGTCACCGTCACTCCGCCCGGCATCCCCGTCCTGATGCCGGGAGAAGCTCTCGGCGCCTGCGATGGACCGGTCCTGCGCTACCTCGCCGCGCTGGAGGCGTTCGACCGCGCCTTCCCCGGTTTCCACAGCGAAGCCCATGGCGTCGTCATCGACCCGGACACGGGCGATTACCTCATCGAATGCGTACGCCAGGACAGGCCGCTGGGGCCGTGA
- a CDS encoding collagenase, translating to MNTQPERRSLTGFLILALTLCLGIALLAQPGRAAAADARQGAARQPAAVPAPQARAVPPPVGSTADLADRATVQHRPLAAAQLPPNRPVPSQAPVKGRAAAGAAAASCTPADFGSRSGSELVAFIKASTMDCVNTLFNLTGTDAYNAFREAQMVTVANAFQSAAQTYPGDNSTEVWQLVLFLRAGYYVQSNNASAVGPYGATLATAIEGALDTYVASSHFLDVSSANGDVLGEVLVLTDSANEQGRYLNTYKSVLNAYNSSFDAFWSMDTAVNDVFTPLFRGHWNPAFITNVTADPSIIDTLSTFVLNHRDKLNDNWFYLASNAGTEMTRFLDTSALQAKVRPLAKGLLNASSITGPSAPLWVGVAGMTDTYDKAQCSYYGTCDFVAQLTAAALPITYPCDAGHTFRAQSLTNDALAAACTSIKGQDAYFHGIVKDNGPVAGDNNTNIQIVTFASPKDYQTYSGWIFGNSTNNGGEYLEGNPSDPANQARFLSYVKSVGDGFPGDIWNLNHEYTHYLDGRYDMAGDFNAGQAVPDIWWIEGFAEYVSYSYRGIADTEAIADAAQHTYALSTLWQSSYANSNLTRTYPWGYLAVRYMIEKHPADVQNMLAKFRAGDYAGGYAVYSTGIGTRYDADFTTWLDACAAGACAGPHTGPAAAFDAAVSGLTVNLTDKSTDAAGTITARSWNFGDGSTSTATNPSKQYSAAGTYTITLTVTDAKGLSSTTTKSVTVTGGLPTCTSADNRVMGQNCSRSGRSATAGNLDYLFLYLPAGKVTLNITTQGGTGNADLYYNPTTWATSTCYTARSVHSGNTESITVTNSTAGYRYISLYAKTAFSGVTVTTKY from the coding sequence GTGAACACCCAACCGGAACGACGAAGTCTCACCGGATTCCTGATACTTGCCCTCACACTGTGCCTTGGCATCGCCCTGCTCGCCCAGCCGGGCAGAGCCGCGGCCGCGGACGCCCGGCAAGGAGCGGCCCGGCAACCCGCGGCCGTACCCGCGCCCCAGGCACGGGCCGTGCCGCCACCGGTCGGCTCGACCGCTGACCTGGCAGACCGCGCCACTGTGCAGCACCGCCCGCTCGCCGCCGCCCAACTGCCCCCGAACAGACCGGTTCCGTCGCAGGCGCCGGTGAAGGGGAGAGCGGCGGCCGGTGCTGCTGCCGCGTCTTGTACCCCGGCCGACTTCGGCAGCCGGAGCGGGTCCGAGTTGGTCGCCTTCATCAAGGCCTCGACGATGGACTGCGTCAACACGCTCTTCAACCTCACGGGCACCGATGCCTACAACGCGTTCCGCGAAGCGCAGATGGTCACGGTCGCCAACGCGTTCCAGAGCGCGGCGCAGACCTACCCCGGCGACAACTCCACCGAGGTGTGGCAGCTCGTGCTGTTCCTGCGCGCCGGGTACTACGTGCAGTCCAACAACGCCTCCGCGGTCGGTCCCTACGGCGCGACGCTGGCCACGGCCATCGAAGGCGCGCTGGACACCTATGTGGCGTCCTCACACTTCCTGGACGTCAGCTCGGCGAACGGCGATGTCCTGGGTGAGGTCCTCGTCCTGACGGACAGCGCCAACGAGCAGGGCCGCTACCTGAACACGTACAAGAGTGTGCTCAACGCCTACAACAGCTCCTTCGACGCCTTCTGGAGCATGGACACGGCCGTCAACGACGTGTTCACCCCGCTCTTCCGCGGGCACTGGAACCCCGCGTTCATCACCAACGTGACCGCCGACCCGAGCATCATCGACACGCTGAGCACGTTCGTGCTGAACCACCGGGACAAGCTGAACGACAACTGGTTCTACCTGGCTTCCAACGCCGGCACCGAAATGACCCGCTTCCTCGACACGTCGGCGCTCCAGGCCAAGGTCAGGCCGCTGGCGAAGGGCCTGCTGAACGCCTCGTCGATCACCGGCCCGAGCGCACCGCTGTGGGTCGGGGTCGCCGGCATGACCGACACCTACGACAAGGCCCAGTGCTCGTACTACGGCACGTGTGACTTCGTGGCCCAGCTCACCGCCGCGGCACTGCCGATCACCTACCCGTGCGACGCCGGGCACACCTTCCGCGCCCAGTCCCTGACCAACGACGCCCTGGCCGCCGCGTGCACCAGCATCAAGGGCCAGGACGCCTACTTCCACGGCATCGTCAAGGACAACGGCCCGGTCGCGGGCGACAACAACACGAACATCCAGATCGTCACGTTCGCCAGCCCCAAGGACTACCAGACCTACTCCGGCTGGATCTTCGGCAACAGCACCAACAACGGCGGCGAATACCTGGAGGGCAACCCCTCCGACCCGGCCAACCAGGCCCGCTTCCTCTCGTACGTGAAGAGCGTGGGCGACGGTTTCCCCGGCGACATCTGGAACCTCAACCACGAGTACACGCACTACCTCGACGGCCGCTACGACATGGCCGGTGACTTCAACGCCGGTCAGGCCGTCCCGGACATCTGGTGGATCGAAGGCTTCGCCGAGTACGTCTCCTACAGCTACCGCGGCATCGCCGACACCGAGGCGATCGCCGACGCCGCACAGCACACCTACGCGCTGAGCACGCTGTGGCAGAGCTCGTACGCCAACTCCAACCTGACCCGCACCTACCCGTGGGGGTACCTGGCCGTCCGCTACATGATCGAGAAGCACCCCGCCGACGTCCAGAACATGTTGGCCAAGTTCCGCGCCGGTGACTACGCCGGCGGGTACGCCGTCTACAGCACCGGCATCGGGACGCGCTACGACGCCGACTTCACCACGTGGCTCGACGCCTGCGCCGCCGGTGCCTGCGCCGGCCCGCACACTGGACCGGCCGCGGCGTTCGACGCGGCGGTCTCCGGCCTGACGGTCAACCTGACCGACAAGTCCACCGACGCCGCGGGCACCATCACCGCTCGTTCGTGGAACTTCGGCGACGGCAGCACTTCCACCGCGACCAACCCCTCCAAGCAGTACTCGGCCGCCGGTACGTACACGATCACGCTGACCGTCACCGACGCCAAGGGCCTCAGCTCCACGACCACCAAGTCCGTCACGGTGACCGGCGGCCTGCCGACCTGCACCAGTGCGGACAACCGCGTCATGGGCCAGAACTGCTCCCGTTCGGGCAGGTCGGCCACGGCGGGCAACCTGGACTACCTGTTCCTCTACCTGCCGGCTGGAAAGGTGACCCTGAACATCACGACGCAGGGCGGCACCGGAAACGCCGACCTCTACTACAACCCCACCACGTGGGCGACGAGCACGTGCTACACGGCGCGCTCCGTCCACAGTGGCAACACCGAGAGCATCACGGTCACCAACAGCACTGCCGGATACCGGTACATCAGCCTGTACGCGAAGACGGCGTTCAGCGGTGTGACGGTCACCACGAAGTACTGA
- a CDS encoding FUSC family protein, with protein sequence MREFTDPFLDFARRRREPAVVQTLRSTAAAVISYVVALHLSSEPAPLTAPLTALLVVQVTLYTTLVTAVRRVNSVIAGVLLAVGFSALVGLTWWSLGLIILAALVVGRFVKVGEFVPEVAISAMLVLGVTRVSATAWDRVLETLIGAGVGMLFNVLLAPPVWVESAGGAIEELAARMRRLLLDLGEEVGGHTPVARAAARLHEARRLDHDIVQVDVSLRQAEDSLRLNPRVKEGLLSRVVLRTGLDTLEISAVVLRVVCRSLTDLAKERTEEWLFEPDVGLALRDVFEHLARAVESFAVLITTQVSANAEEAEERLAAELTAGRVSRDRVADLLLAQVQRHPRQWQLHGALLAEIDRILDELDVEKRSQRLVEELDRQSREQRQRFRVLSRVRQRLRLREAEELLEPGARGRRE encoded by the coding sequence GTGCGGGAGTTCACTGACCCTTTCCTCGATTTCGCGCGCCGCCGCCGGGAACCCGCGGTGGTGCAGACCCTGCGTTCCACGGCGGCGGCGGTCATCTCCTATGTGGTGGCCCTCCATCTGAGCAGCGAACCCGCGCCCCTCACCGCCCCGTTGACGGCCCTCCTCGTGGTGCAGGTCACCCTCTACACCACCCTGGTCACCGCGGTGCGCAGGGTGAACTCCGTGATCGCGGGCGTACTCCTCGCCGTCGGCTTCAGCGCTCTGGTGGGACTGACGTGGTGGAGCCTGGGACTGATCATCCTGGCGGCGCTGGTGGTCGGACGCTTCGTCAAGGTCGGTGAATTCGTCCCCGAGGTGGCGATCAGCGCGATGCTGGTCCTCGGTGTGACCCGGGTTTCGGCGACCGCCTGGGACCGCGTGCTTGAGACACTCATCGGCGCGGGCGTCGGCATGCTGTTCAACGTGCTGCTCGCGCCGCCGGTATGGGTGGAATCCGCGGGCGGGGCCATCGAGGAGCTCGCCGCGCGGATGCGGCGTCTGCTGCTGGACCTGGGGGAGGAGGTCGGCGGCCACACGCCGGTGGCGCGGGCCGCCGCCCGCCTCCATGAGGCCCGGCGGCTCGACCACGACATCGTCCAGGTGGACGTCTCCCTGCGCCAGGCCGAGGACAGCCTCCGGCTCAACCCGCGCGTCAAGGAAGGGCTGCTGTCGCGGGTGGTGCTGCGCACCGGCCTCGACACCCTGGAGATTTCGGCGGTGGTGCTGCGAGTGGTGTGCCGCTCGCTCACCGACCTCGCCAAGGAACGTACCGAGGAGTGGCTCTTCGAGCCGGATGTGGGACTCGCCCTGCGGGACGTCTTCGAGCACCTCGCCCGAGCTGTCGAGAGCTTCGCGGTGTTGATCACCACGCAGGTCAGCGCCAATGCCGAGGAGGCGGAGGAGCGGCTGGCGGCTGAGCTGACGGCCGGGCGCGTCAGCCGTGACCGGGTGGCCGACCTGTTGCTCGCGCAGGTGCAGCGGCATCCCCGGCAGTGGCAGCTGCACGGGGCACTGCTCGCGGAGATCGACCGGATCCTCGACGAACTCGACGTGGAGAAGCGCTCCCAGCGCCTGGTCGAGGAGCTCGACCGGCAGTCGCGGGAACAGCGGCAGCGCTTTCGTGTCCTCAGCCGCGTCCGTCAGCGCTTGCGGCTGCGGGAGGCCGAGGAATTGCTGGAGCCGGGCGCCCGAGGGCGGCGCGAGTGA
- a CDS encoding AMP-binding protein, giving the protein MSQQHAAPDSGFSSYVEAVLDVLSAEPARAAVTTAEGLVISAGEFRDQVHRLAAELGEREVSPGSTVALLTGNTAEALIARYAANLAGARVVGLYEGTSAPTMAHIMASVDSDLMLVDSQRHATARELLHLDGVPPTLSLGPSGFAPDVLAMAARRPARPMGGLVGPDDDWCIRHTGGTTGIPKGIRMSHASHRLALDRSLAGAGDPPSYLACTALAHLAGIFADKTLYEGGRVVLQHGFDAGEVLAAIERERITHTWLLPPLLYQVLDHPGLTGADLSSLRRITYGGTAASPARLRQAAKVLGPVLYGLYGQAETQHIAEAGPMEQELTGTGGHLTVGRALPDVEVAIRDADGITLPPGERGEVRVRSPYVMRGYWKQPGLTAEVLRDGWVHTGDVGYLDAEGYLYIVGRIKEMIVVVGGHVYPAELEELLLGHPAVAQCAVFASRDDESVEHVHAAVVPAVGERPTLEEIRTFVTARMGRLYAPDALHLVPEIPLTAAGKPDRRVLGARVSDG; this is encoded by the coding sequence ATGAGTCAGCAACACGCCGCTCCGGACAGTGGTTTCAGCAGCTATGTGGAGGCCGTTCTCGATGTGCTGTCCGCCGAGCCGGCGCGGGCGGCCGTCACCACTGCGGAGGGGCTGGTGATCAGCGCGGGGGAATTCCGGGACCAGGTCCACCGGCTCGCCGCGGAGCTGGGAGAGCGTGAGGTGAGCCCCGGCAGCACGGTCGCTCTGCTCACCGGCAACACCGCCGAAGCCCTCATCGCCCGCTACGCCGCCAATCTCGCCGGTGCCCGGGTGGTCGGGCTCTACGAGGGTACGAGCGCGCCCACCATGGCCCACATCATGGCGAGCGTGGACAGTGACCTGATGCTGGTCGACAGCCAACGACACGCCACCGCAAGGGAGTTGCTGCACCTGGACGGCGTTCCCCCGACGCTCTCCCTGGGGCCGAGCGGCTTCGCACCGGACGTACTGGCCATGGCCGCGCGGCGCCCGGCGCGGCCGATGGGCGGCCTGGTGGGGCCGGACGACGACTGGTGCATCCGGCACACCGGGGGAACCACCGGCATTCCCAAGGGCATCCGAATGAGCCACGCATCCCACCGCCTGGCCCTGGACCGGTCGCTCGCCGGCGCGGGCGACCCGCCCAGCTACCTGGCCTGCACCGCTCTCGCCCACCTCGCCGGGATCTTCGCCGACAAGACGCTCTACGAGGGCGGCCGGGTGGTGCTTCAGCACGGTTTCGATGCCGGGGAGGTGCTGGCCGCCATCGAGCGCGAGCGCATCACCCACACCTGGCTGCTGCCGCCGCTGCTCTACCAGGTGCTGGACCACCCGGGCCTGACGGGCGCCGACCTGTCCAGCCTGCGCCGGATCACCTACGGCGGCACCGCCGCCTCACCGGCCAGGCTGCGGCAGGCGGCCAAGGTCCTGGGGCCCGTGCTTTACGGCCTGTACGGGCAGGCCGAGACTCAGCACATCGCCGAAGCGGGCCCCATGGAGCAGGAGTTGACCGGAACCGGCGGGCACCTGACGGTCGGCCGTGCCCTGCCCGATGTGGAGGTCGCCATCCGGGACGCCGACGGCATCACCCTGCCGCCCGGCGAGCGCGGCGAAGTACGGGTGCGCTCGCCCTATGTGATGCGCGGCTACTGGAAGCAGCCGGGGCTGACCGCCGAGGTGCTGCGGGACGGCTGGGTGCACACCGGTGACGTGGGCTACCTGGACGCGGAGGGCTACCTCTACATCGTGGGGCGGATCAAGGAGATGATCGTGGTCGTCGGGGGCCACGTCTATCCCGCGGAGTTGGAGGAACTGCTGCTCGGCCACCCCGCCGTCGCCCAGTGCGCGGTCTTCGCCAGCCGGGACGACGAGTCCGTGGAGCACGTCCACGCCGCGGTGGTGCCCGCCGTCGGTGAGCGGCCCACTCTGGAGGAGATCCGCACCTTCGTCACCGCCCGCATGGGCAGGCTCTACGCTCCCGATGCCCTGCACCTGGTGCCGGAGATCCCGCTGACCGCGGCGGGCAAGCCGGACAGGCGGGTGCTGGGAGCGAGGGTGTCGGACGGCTGA
- a CDS encoding alpha/beta hydrolase, whose protein sequence is MRKPFTPENLAARQERDAAARPRPTASDLQADGRFEVEELRVPGTGSGPDVTLVSARPAGAGGPLPLLYYLHGGGMIMGNAWSVLPRLLREWALVLELAVMSVEYRLAPHARYPGPVEDCYAGFVWAAAHAAELGVDADRVVIGGKSAGGGLAAALALLVRDRGGPRAIGQLLLSPMLDDRSDTFSARQMAGVDTWDRISNTTAWQALLGDRYGAADLPPYAAPARATDLSRLPPAYIEVGSAETFRDEGVAYANAIWQAGGQAELHVWPGACHGFDTFAPQATLSQDARDARSRWLRRILTRPDAAVGGDRDEAEAVSGGLNAAPVRPGFP, encoded by the coding sequence GTGAGGAAGCCGTTCACCCCCGAGAACCTTGCGGCGCGCCAGGAGCGGGATGCCGCTGCCCGGCCCAGGCCGACGGCCTCGGACCTCCAGGCCGACGGGCGCTTCGAGGTGGAGGAACTGCGTGTGCCGGGAACGGGGTCCGGGCCGGACGTCACGCTCGTGAGCGCGCGCCCGGCCGGGGCCGGCGGGCCGCTGCCGCTGCTGTACTACCTGCACGGGGGCGGAATGATCATGGGCAACGCGTGGTCCGTACTCCCGCGACTGCTGCGCGAATGGGCGCTCGTCCTGGAGCTGGCCGTCATGTCGGTCGAGTACCGGTTGGCACCGCATGCGCGGTATCCGGGGCCGGTGGAGGACTGTTACGCCGGATTCGTGTGGGCGGCGGCGCACGCGGCCGAGCTGGGCGTGGACGCGGACCGCGTTGTCATCGGCGGAAAGAGCGCCGGCGGCGGGCTCGCCGCCGCCCTCGCCCTGCTCGTCCGTGACCGTGGGGGGCCAAGGGCCATCGGGCAACTGCTCCTGTCCCCGATGCTCGACGACCGAAGCGACACCTTCTCCGCCCGGCAGATGGCAGGCGTGGACACCTGGGACCGAATCTCCAACACCACGGCGTGGCAGGCGTTGTTGGGGGACCGGTACGGCGCCGCGGACCTGCCGCCCTACGCGGCTCCCGCCCGCGCCACGGATCTGTCCAGGCTGCCCCCGGCGTACATCGAGGTCGGCTCGGCCGAGACTTTCAGGGACGAGGGCGTGGCCTACGCCAACGCGATCTGGCAGGCCGGCGGCCAAGCCGAACTGCACGTATGGCCGGGAGCCTGCCACGGCTTCGACACCTTCGCACCGCAGGCGACCCTCAGCCAGGACGCTCGCGATGCCCGTTCCCGCTGGCTCCGGCGCATCCTCACGCGGCCCGACGCAGCCGTCGGCGGCGACCGGGACGAGGCAGAAGCAGTGTCAGGTGGGCTCAACGCTGCGCCCGTGCGGCCCGGTTTCCCATAG